The proteins below are encoded in one region of Flavobacterium nackdongense:
- a CDS encoding amino acid permease, whose translation MSIWKRKPLSQLLNEAADSEKGLKKTLTAPGLVALGIGAIIGAGLFSITGLAASANAGPAITISFLVAAFGCVFAGLCYAEFSSMIPVAGSAYTYSFATMGEFIAWIIGWDLVLEYAVGAATVSISWSRYFGKFLAGYGININEAYMLSPFEGGIINIPAVLIVMIISLILIRGTKESSFFNGIIVLLKVSVVLVFIAVGWQYIRPENFTPYIPENTGKFGEFGFSGIIRAAAIVFFAYIGFDAVSTAAQEAKNPKRDMPIGILLSLGICTILYILFAHVMTGVVNYQAFAGKDGIAPVAVAVEAMGTAGPDGMITPAYPWLNNAILLAILGGYASVILVMLMGQSRVFFSMSKDGLMPKIFSEVHPKFRTPAKNNLLFMVIVSLFAAFIPARVVGEMTSIGTLFAFILVCIGVLIMRKKMPEAPRAFRTPLVPFVPIAGVAVCLFMMVFLPLDTWIRLIVWMMIGFDLYLFYGMKHSKLNKGHFSLRSYKTVASSGLGMVLALIVIAFIHHSDAALDDHFLFYFSLFFAALHAVIYAFSYKKVRIL comes from the coding sequence ATGTCTATTTGGAAAAGAAAACCACTATCGCAGCTCTTAAACGAGGCTGCTGATTCTGAAAAAGGATTAAAGAAAACACTAACTGCACCCGGATTAGTTGCGCTCGGAATTGGAGCCATAATTGGTGCTGGATTATTTTCAATAACAGGTCTAGCGGCCTCTGCCAATGCTGGACCAGCCATTACGATTTCTTTCCTTGTAGCCGCTTTTGGATGTGTGTTCGCCGGTTTGTGCTATGCAGAATTTTCATCAATGATTCCTGTTGCAGGTAGCGCATACACGTATTCCTTTGCGACGATGGGAGAGTTTATTGCGTGGATTATTGGTTGGGACCTCGTTTTAGAATATGCGGTTGGGGCTGCAACAGTCTCTATAAGTTGGTCGCGGTATTTTGGCAAATTTTTAGCTGGCTACGGCATAAATATAAATGAAGCCTATATGCTTTCGCCTTTTGAGGGAGGAATCATAAATATTCCTGCCGTTTTGATTGTAATGATTATATCCTTAATCTTAATTCGTGGCACCAAAGAGTCTTCTTTTTTCAACGGAATAATTGTTCTGCTTAAAGTTTCGGTTGTTTTGGTCTTTATTGCAGTAGGATGGCAATACATTCGACCTGAAAATTTCACACCGTATATTCCCGAAAATACAGGGAAATTTGGCGAATTTGGTTTCTCTGGAATCATTAGAGCGGCTGCCATTGTATTCTTTGCCTATATTGGTTTTGATGCGGTTTCTACAGCAGCACAAGAAGCAAAAAACCCAAAAAGAGATATGCCAATTGGAATACTCTTGTCCTTAGGTATCTGTACAATTCTTTATATTCTTTTTGCTCACGTGATGACAGGGGTTGTAAATTACCAAGCTTTTGCGGGTAAAGACGGGATCGCTCCTGTAGCAGTGGCTGTTGAAGCAATGGGTACAGCGGGTCCTGACGGAATGATTACTCCAGCCTACCCTTGGCTAAACAATGCGATTCTATTAGCCATCTTAGGAGGCTACGCATCTGTTATACTAGTAATGCTGATGGGACAAAGCAGAGTGTTTTTCTCGATGAGTAAGGATGGTTTAATGCCAAAAATATTCTCTGAGGTGCATCCGAAATTTAGAACTCCAGCCAAAAATAATTTATTATTTATGGTCATTGTGAGTCTTTTTGCTGCCTTTATTCCAGCAAGAGTTGTCGGGGAAATGACAAGTATTGGAACCTTATTTGCCTTTATTTTAGTTTGTATTGGGGTATTAATTATGCGTAAAAAAATGCCTGAAGCACCAAGAGCTTTCAGAACTCCTCTCGTGCCATTTGTGCCAATTGCCGGAGTGGCTGTTTGCCTGTTTATGATGGTCTTTTTACCATTAGACACTTGGATTCGACTTATCGTTTGGATGATGATTGGTTTCGATTTGTATTTGTTCTACGGAATGAAACATAGTAAATTAAACAAAGGTCATTTTAGTCTTAGAAGTTACAAAACCGTGGCTAGTTCAGGTCTAGGAATGGTTCTGGCCCTAATTGTCATTGCATTTATTCATCATAGCGACGCAGCACTTGACGATCATTTCTTATTCTATTTTTCATTATTTTTTGCAGCGCTACATGCAGTAATATATGCCTTTAGCTATAAAAAAGTAAGAATACTTTAA
- a CDS encoding ComEA family DNA-binding protein — protein sequence MAFESISSLFKFSRAQRSGLFILFSLIVGLQLLYFFIDFTTISKSSREQEKWLSLQSQIDSLKQAKLDYVPKVYPFNPNFISDYKGYKLGMSVAQIDRLFAFRKQNKYVNSAQEFQAVTQVSDSLLNVMAPYFKFPDWVNKKKEFVVYKKYDKSAFAKKEKLVIIDINQATQGDLIKIYGIGEAISLRILKFKESLGGFVSMEQMNDVWGLSPEVVENLNTHFKVSANPKVKKIDINNASIKELSLFPYFKYPISKNIVTFRSMNGDIKNSEDLTKINGLSIEKAKIIALYLDF from the coding sequence ATGGCTTTCGAATCCATTTCGTCCCTTTTCAAGTTTTCAAGAGCTCAAAGATCTGGACTTTTTATTTTATTCAGTCTGATTGTCGGACTACAACTGCTATATTTTTTTATCGATTTTACTACAATCTCTAAATCTTCTCGCGAGCAAGAAAAATGGCTTTCCCTGCAATCCCAAATCGATTCTTTGAAGCAAGCCAAGCTGGATTATGTGCCGAAGGTCTATCCGTTCAATCCCAATTTTATTTCAGATTATAAAGGGTACAAACTTGGTATGTCGGTTGCGCAAATCGACAGGCTGTTCGCTTTTCGAAAGCAAAATAAATATGTCAATTCGGCTCAAGAGTTTCAGGCGGTGACCCAAGTTTCGGATTCGTTGTTGAATGTTATGGCGCCCTATTTCAAGTTTCCGGACTGGGTCAATAAAAAAAAGGAATTTGTAGTCTATAAAAAATATGACAAATCGGCTTTCGCCAAAAAAGAGAAACTAGTAATTATAGACATCAACCAAGCGACGCAAGGAGATTTGATCAAGATTTATGGAATCGGGGAGGCTATTTCGCTCCGGATTTTGAAATTTAAAGAAAGCCTTGGTGGTTTTGTTTCGATGGAGCAAATGAACGATGTTTGGGGATTGTCGCCGGAGGTTGTCGAAAATTTGAATACCCACTTCAAGGTTTCAGCCAATCCTAAAGTTAAAAAAATAGATATCAACAATGCTTCCATTAAAGAATTATCCTTATTTCCGTATTTCAAATATCCTATTTCTAAAAATATAGTGACTTTCAGAAGTATGAATGGCGATATAAAAAATAGTGAAGATTTAACAAAAATTAATGGTTTGTCTATTGAAAAGGCAAAAATTATAGCCTTATATTTGGACTTTTAA
- a CDS encoding acyl-CoA dehydrogenase family protein has protein sequence MNFDYSETQKMIAESARDFAEKYIRPHIMEWDEHQKFPAPLFRKMGKMGFMGVLVPEEYGGSGLGYHEYIAVVEEISKVDPSIGLSVAAHNSLCTNHILTFGNEEQKQKWIPKLATGEHIGAWGLTEHGTGSDAGGMNTTAVKDGDDWIVNGSKNFITHGISGEIAVVIVRTGEKGDSRGMTAFVFEKGMPGFTSGKKANKLGMRASETAELFFDNCRVPDANRLGDVGEGFIQSMKILDGGRISIGALSLGIAKGAYEASLQYSKERHQFGKAISEFQAIAFKLADMATEIEASELLLHKAAFLKNKSRNMTTLGAMSKMYSSEVCVKVSTDAIQIHGGYGYTKDYPVEKFFRDSKLCTIGEGTTEIQKLVISRNILKG, from the coding sequence ATGAACTTTGACTATAGCGAAACGCAAAAAATGATAGCCGAATCCGCGAGAGATTTTGCAGAAAAATATATTAGACCCCATATTATGGAGTGGGATGAACATCAGAAATTCCCGGCTCCTTTGTTCAGAAAAATGGGTAAAATGGGTTTTATGGGTGTTTTAGTTCCCGAAGAATACGGAGGTTCAGGTTTAGGATATCACGAATATATTGCGGTTGTCGAAGAGATTTCGAAAGTAGATCCATCGATCGGGTTGTCGGTTGCGGCGCATAATTCCTTGTGTACGAACCATATTTTGACTTTTGGAAACGAAGAACAAAAGCAAAAATGGATTCCAAAACTAGCTACAGGTGAACATATTGGCGCTTGGGGACTGACCGAACACGGTACCGGTTCTGATGCAGGCGGAATGAATACAACTGCCGTAAAAGATGGGGATGATTGGATCGTCAACGGTTCTAAAAACTTTATTACCCACGGAATTTCTGGTGAAATTGCGGTAGTTATAGTTCGTACCGGAGAAAAAGGAGATTCAAGAGGAATGACGGCTTTTGTTTTCGAAAAAGGAATGCCGGGATTTACTTCAGGAAAAAAAGCTAATAAATTAGGAATGCGCGCCAGCGAAACTGCCGAATTATTTTTTGATAATTGCCGAGTGCCTGACGCCAATAGGCTCGGTGATGTAGGCGAAGGATTTATTCAATCGATGAAAATATTGGATGGTGGAAGAATTTCAATTGGAGCATTGTCCTTAGGAATTGCCAAAGGTGCTTATGAAGCTTCCTTACAATATTCGAAAGAAAGACATCAGTTTGGTAAAGCGATTAGTGAATTTCAAGCGATAGCTTTTAAACTTGCTGATATGGCTACTGAAATCGAAGCCTCGGAATTGTTATTGCACAAAGCAGCTTTCTTGAAAAACAAAAGCCGAAATATGACCACACTTGGCGCAATGAGTAAAATGTATTCATCCGAAGTTTGTGTAAAAGTATCAACAGATGCTATTCAAATTCACGGTGGTTATGGGTATACCAAAGATTATCCGGTAGAAAAATTCTTTAGAGATTCTAAGTTGTGTACTATTGGTGAAGGAACAACCGAAATTCAAAAGTTAGTGATTTCTAGGAATATATTAAAAGGATAA
- a CDS encoding zeta toxin family protein has translation MKPKLIVIAGPNGSGKTSLTSQILKHKWIEDCVYINPDNIAQEEFGDWNNLESVLKAAKLAALIREECLEKGKSLIFETVLSATDKIDFIERALDLGYFVRLFFVGTNHPSINAGRIAHRVLEGGHDVPITKIVNRYYKSVINCGFLSKSVNRLYVYDNSEDYVSPKLLFRTKDGKLEKFYTEINDWAKPILENLEK, from the coding sequence TTGAAACCCAAACTTATTGTAATTGCTGGTCCAAACGGTTCTGGAAAAACGTCTTTGACTTCTCAAATTTTAAAACACAAATGGATTGAGGATTGCGTTTATATTAATCCAGATAATATTGCACAGGAAGAGTTTGGGGATTGGAACAATTTAGAATCCGTGCTAAAAGCAGCAAAATTAGCTGCATTAATTAGAGAAGAATGTCTCGAGAAAGGTAAAAGTTTAATTTTTGAAACAGTACTTTCTGCAACTGATAAAATTGATTTTATAGAACGAGCTCTGGATTTAGGTTATTTTGTAAGGCTCTTTTTTGTTGGAACAAATCATCCCTCAATAAATGCTGGTAGAATTGCGCATCGTGTTTTAGAAGGCGGTCACGACGTTCCTATTACAAAGATTGTAAACAGGTATTACAAATCAGTTATAAATTGTGGTTTTCTTTCTAAATCTGTCAATAGATTATATGTTTATGATAACTCGGAAGATTATGTTTCTCCAAAATTATTATTCAGAACAAAGGACGGGAAATTAGAAAAATTTTATACCGAAATAAACGATTGGGCAAAGCCTATTTTGGAAAATTTAGAGAAATAG
- the rpsU gene encoding 30S ribosomal protein S21 yields MLIIPIKDGENIDRALKRYKRKFDKTGTVRQLRARTAFIKPSVTNRAKIQKAAYIQNLRDQIENS; encoded by the coding sequence ATGTTAATTATACCAATTAAAGACGGAGAAAATATCGATAGAGCATTAAAGCGCTATAAAAGAAAATTTGACAAAACTGGAACTGTTCGTCAACTAAGAGCACGTACTGCTTTTATTAAGCCATCAGTTACCAACAGAGCCAAAATTCAAAAAGCGGCTTACATCCAAAATTTGAGAGATCAAATAGAGAATAGTTAA
- a CDS encoding tyrosine-type recombinase/integrase produces the protein MVNNKDAFRDYLQLEKKYSPHTVNAYLNDINFFESFNKNQFDQDTIDQANYSQIRSWIVSLVDDAISNVSINRKMQSLKSYYKFLLKTKQIEVNPLLKHKALKTPKILQIPFSENEVVEVLKQFANPVGFEAIRDKLIIDLFYTTGIRRTELIHIKIGNVNTANRTIKVLGKRNKERILPLLPVVCEELSSYLNERAGLEKVSDLDFFFLTKKGLKLSDSFVYRLINTYFSQVSAKVKRSPHIVRHSFATHLLNNGADLNSVKELLGHSSLASTQIYTHSSLSELKKVYGEAHPRNQK, from the coding sequence ATGGTTAATAATAAGGACGCATTTAGAGATTACTTACAATTGGAGAAAAAATATTCTCCTCATACCGTAAATGCGTATTTGAATGACATTAACTTCTTTGAGTCATTTAATAAGAATCAATTTGATCAAGATACTATCGATCAGGCAAACTACAGTCAAATACGAAGTTGGATTGTTTCACTGGTTGACGATGCCATTTCGAATGTATCTATTAATAGGAAGATGCAATCCTTAAAATCCTATTATAAATTTCTATTAAAGACCAAGCAAATAGAGGTTAATCCACTCCTTAAACATAAGGCATTAAAAACGCCCAAAATACTTCAAATTCCATTTTCAGAAAATGAAGTAGTCGAAGTTTTGAAGCAGTTCGCTAATCCGGTAGGCTTCGAAGCGATACGAGATAAGTTGATTATTGACTTATTTTATACCACGGGGATTCGGAGAACAGAATTAATTCATATAAAAATAGGAAATGTAAATACTGCAAACCGCACTATAAAGGTATTGGGGAAAAGGAACAAAGAAAGAATTCTTCCGCTTTTGCCAGTTGTTTGCGAAGAATTGAGTTCATATTTAAATGAAAGAGCAGGTTTAGAGAAAGTTAGCGATCTGGACTTTTTTTTTCTCACAAAAAAAGGGTTAAAGTTGAGTGATTCGTTTGTTTATCGATTAATAAATACTTACTTTAGTCAAGTCTCCGCCAAGGTAAAAAGAAGTCCTCATATTGTAAGACATTCATTTGCGACCCATCTTTTAAATAACGGAGCCGATTTAAATTCAGTAAAAGAATTATTAGGACATTCTAGTTTGGCATCCACACAAATATATACCCATAGTAGTTTATCAGAACTCAAGAAAGTGTATGGAGAGGCACATCCGAGAAATCAAAAATAA
- the hpf gene encoding ribosome hibernation-promoting factor, HPF/YfiA family gives MKVDVHAVNFNVDRKLVDFIQERMVKLEKYYDKVVSSDVYLKVEKTSDKENKIVEMKIIVPGDDFLVKKQCKTFEEAVDIAAESVERLLVKRKEKINTHI, from the coding sequence ATGAAGGTAGATGTTCACGCGGTTAACTTTAATGTTGACAGAAAGCTAGTCGATTTTATTCAAGAAAGAATGGTCAAATTAGAAAAATATTACGACAAAGTAGTATCTTCTGACGTTTATTTGAAAGTAGAAAAGACAAGTGACAAGGAAAATAAAATTGTTGAGATGAAAATTATTGTTCCAGGCGATGATTTTTTAGTAAAAAAACAGTGTAAAACATTTGAAGAAGCAGTAGATATTGCGGCAGAATCGGTAGAACGATTGCTTGTAAAAAGAAAAGAAAAAATCAATACACATATTTAA
- the tuf gene encoding elongation factor Tu, translating to MAKETFNRSKPHLNIGTIGHVDHGKTTLTAAITKVLSDAGYCQAKSFDQIDNAPEEKERGITINTSHVEYETANRHYAHVDCPGHADYVKNMVTGAAQMDGAILVVAATDGPMPQTREHILLGRQVGIPRMVVFMNKVDMVDDEELLELVEMEIRDLLSFYEYDGDNCPVIQGSALGGLNNDPAWVPKIIELMDAVDAWIEEPLRDTAKPFLMPVEDVFTITGRGTVATGRIETGIANTGDPVEIIGMGAEKLTSTITGVEMFRKILDRGEAGDNVGLLLRGIDKADIKRGMVIIKPGSVKPHNHFKAEVYILKKEEGGRHTPFHNNYRPQFYVRTTDVTGVITLPAGVEMVMPGDNLTIEVSLLSPIAMNVGLRFAIREGGRTVGAGQVTEIL from the coding sequence ATGGCAAAAGAAACCTTTAACCGTAGTAAGCCCCACTTAAACATTGGAACAATTGGGCACGTGGATCACGGAAAAACAACTTTAACTGCAGCAATAACTAAAGTGTTATCTGATGCTGGTTACTGTCAAGCAAAATCATTTGATCAAATTGATAATGCTCCAGAAGAAAAAGAAAGAGGTATTACAATTAATACATCTCACGTTGAGTATGAAACTGCTAACCGTCACTACGCACACGTTGACTGTCCAGGTCACGCGGATTACGTAAAAAACATGGTAACTGGTGCTGCTCAAATGGACGGTGCTATCCTTGTGGTTGCTGCAACTGACGGACCAATGCCACAAACACGTGAGCACATCCTATTAGGTCGTCAAGTAGGTATTCCTAGAATGGTTGTATTCATGAACAAAGTGGATATGGTTGATGATGAGGAGTTGTTAGAGCTTGTTGAAATGGAAATTAGAGATTTATTATCTTTCTACGAATATGATGGAGACAACTGTCCAGTAATTCAAGGTTCCGCACTTGGTGGATTGAATAACGATCCAGCTTGGGTACCAAAAATTATCGAATTGATGGATGCTGTTGATGCTTGGATTGAAGAGCCACTTCGTGATACAGCAAAACCATTCTTGATGCCGGTTGAGGACGTATTTACAATTACTGGTCGTGGAACTGTTGCTACAGGTCGTATCGAAACAGGTATTGCTAATACAGGAGATCCAGTTGAAATCATTGGTATGGGTGCTGAAAAATTGACTTCTACAATTACAGGAGTTGAAATGTTCCGTAAAATCCTTGATAGAGGTGAAGCTGGAGATAACGTTGGATTACTTTTAAGAGGTATCGATAAAGCAGATATCAAAAGAGGTATGGTTATCATTAAACCAGGATCTGTAAAACCACACAACCACTTCAAAGCTGAGGTGTATATCTTGAAAAAAGAAGAAGGTGGTCGTCACACTCCATTCCATAATAACTACCGTCCACAGTTCTACGTACGTACAACTGACGTAACTGGAGTTATTACATTGCCAGCTGGAGTAGAGATGGTAATGCCAGGGGATAACTTAACTATTGAAGTTTCTTTGTTAAGCCCAATCGCTATGAACGTAGGTTTACGTTTTGCTATCCGTGAGGGTGGTAGAACTGTAGGTGCTGGTCAGGTAACTGAAATACTATAG
- the secE gene encoding preprotein translocase subunit SecE has protein sequence MTKVVNYISEAFEELKSNVTWPVWAEVQRLTIVVALFSVLFALATWGVDEMFANILDKFFTWLKA, from the coding sequence ATGACAAAAGTTGTTAATTATATATCAGAAGCATTTGAAGAATTAAAATCAAATGTGACTTGGCCAGTTTGGGCTGAAGTACAACGTCTAACGATTGTTGTTGCTCTTTTCTCCGTATTATTTGCTTTGGCAACTTGGGGAGTTGATGAAATGTTTGCAAATATTTTGGATAAATTTTTCACCTGGCTAAAAGCGTAA
- the nusG gene encoding transcription termination/antitermination protein NusG, which translates to MADNNLKKWYVVRAVSGQENKVKAYIETEIARLEMTDYVSQVLVPTEKIVTVKEGKKLVKDKVYFPGYVMIEANLVGEIPHIIKSTTSVIGFLGETKGGEPVPLRLSEVNRMLGKVDELAVNTDTRAVPFTLGETIKVIDGPFNGFNGTVEKINEEKRKLEVMVKIFGRKTPLELGFLQVEKV; encoded by the coding sequence ATGGCAGATAATAATTTGAAAAAATGGTACGTTGTTCGAGCAGTAAGTGGACAAGAGAACAAAGTGAAAGCCTATATCGAAACCGAAATCGCAAGATTGGAGATGACCGATTATGTTTCGCAAGTTCTAGTTCCTACTGAAAAAATAGTGACCGTAAAAGAAGGAAAAAAACTTGTGAAAGACAAAGTGTATTTTCCTGGTTATGTAATGATCGAAGCGAACCTAGTTGGAGAGATTCCTCATATTATTAAGTCTACAACAAGTGTTATCGGATTTTTAGGGGAAACTAAAGGAGGGGAACCTGTTCCTCTTCGACTATCTGAGGTCAACAGAATGTTAGGAAAAGTAGATGAATTGGCTGTAAATACCGATACTCGTGCTGTTCCATTCACTTTGGGTGAGACAATAAAGGTTATTGATGGTCCTTTCAATGGTTTCAATGGAACGGTTGAGAAAATCAATGAAGAAAAGCGTAAACTTGAAGTGATGGTGAAAATTTTCGGAAGAAAAACACCATTAGAATTAGGGTTTTTGCAAGTTGAAAAAGTATAA
- the rplK gene encoding 50S ribosomal protein L11 gives MAKEISKVVKLQVKGGAANPSPPVGPALGAAGVNIMEFCKQFNARTQDKPGKVCPVQITVYKDKSFDFVVKTPPAAVQLMDAAKLKSGSGEPNRKKVASVTWDVIKTIAEDKMVDLNAFTIESAMSMIAGTARSMGITVTGDSPLKQA, from the coding sequence ATGGCTAAAGAGATTAGTAAAGTAGTTAAACTACAAGTTAAGGGAGGTGCTGCGAACCCGTCGCCACCGGTTGGACCTGCTTTAGGTGCTGCTGGTGTTAATATCATGGAGTTCTGTAAGCAATTTAATGCTAGAACCCAAGATAAACCAGGTAAAGTTTGCCCAGTGCAAATTACAGTGTATAAAGACAAATCTTTCGATTTTGTTGTAAAAACACCACCTGCTGCTGTTCAGTTAATGGATGCAGCAAAGCTTAAATCTGGTTCAGGAGAACCAAATCGTAAGAAAGTAGCTAGCGTTACTTGGGATGTTATCAAAACAATTGCGGAAGACAAGATGGTTGATTTAAATGCATTCACAATCGAGTCTGCTATGAGCATGATCGCAGGAACGGCTAGATCTATGGGTATAACTGTAACTGGAGATTCTCCTCTAAAACAAGCGTAA
- the rplA gene encoding 50S ribosomal protein L1: MAKLTKKQKEAASKIEKNKLYTLKDAAALIKVVASAKFDESVDIAVRLGVDPRKANQMVRGVVTLPHGTGKDVKVLALVTPDKEAEAKEAGADYVGLDDYLQKIKDGWTDVDVIITMPSVMGKLGPLGRILGPRGLMPNPKTGTVTMEIAKAVAEVKAGKIDFKVDKTGIIHAGIGRISFEADKIVDNAHEIIQTLIKLKPTAAKGTYIKSIYLTSTMSPAIALDPKAV; this comes from the coding sequence ATGGCAAAATTGACAAAAAAGCAAAAAGAGGCTGCTTCAAAAATTGAAAAGAACAAATTATACACTTTGAAAGATGCTGCTGCATTAATTAAAGTTGTTGCTTCTGCAAAATTTGATGAGTCTGTTGATATCGCTGTACGTTTAGGTGTTGATCCTAGAAAAGCGAATCAAATGGTAAGAGGTGTTGTAACATTACCTCACGGAACTGGTAAAGATGTAAAAGTATTGGCATTGGTTACTCCAGATAAAGAAGCGGAAGCTAAAGAAGCTGGAGCAGACTATGTAGGTCTTGATGATTATTTACAAAAAATTAAAGACGGTTGGACAGATGTTGATGTAATCATCACCATGCCAAGTGTAATGGGTAAATTAGGTCCATTAGGTCGTATTTTAGGACCTAGAGGTTTAATGCCAAACCCTAAAACTGGTACTGTAACTATGGAAATTGCTAAAGCAGTAGCTGAAGTTAAAGCTGGTAAAATCGACTTTAAAGTGGACAAAACAGGTATCATACATGCAGGTATCGGAAGAATTTCTTTCGAAGCTGATAAAATTGTAGATAACGCTCACGAAATTATTCAAACATTAATCAAACTTAAACCAACTGCGGCTAAAGGAACTTACATCAAAAGTATTTACCTTACTAGCACAATGAGTCCAGCAATTGCTTTGGACCCTAAAGCAGTATAA
- the rplJ gene encoding 50S ribosomal protein L10, with translation MTREEKSIAIEDLTAQLAGTNIIYVSDISGLNAETTSNLRRACFKAGIKIEVVKNTLLAKAMEASDNDYGDLPSVLTGNSAIFIADVANAPGKIIKDFRKKNAKPILKGAYINAEVYIGDDQLDALATIKSKEELIGEIIGLLQSPAQRVISALQNQFAKEEEVA, from the coding sequence ATGACTAGAGAAGAAAAATCAATCGCGATTGAAGATTTAACTGCACAGTTAGCTGGTACAAATATTATTTATGTATCTGATATTTCCGGGCTAAACGCAGAAACAACTTCAAACTTAAGAAGAGCTTGCTTTAAAGCAGGTATCAAAATCGAGGTAGTTAAAAACACTTTGCTTGCAAAAGCAATGGAAGCTTCGGATAATGATTATGGTGACTTACCATCTGTATTGACAGGTAATAGCGCTATTTTCATAGCTGATGTAGCTAACGCTCCTGGAAAAATAATCAAAGATTTCCGCAAAAAGAATGCTAAGCCAATTTTGAAAGGGGCTTACATCAATGCAGAAGTTTACATTGGAGACGATCAATTAGATGCCTTGGCAACTATCAAATCGAAAGAAGAACTTATCGGCGAAATCATTGGATTACTTCAATCACCAGCTCAAAGAGTTATTTCTGCTCTTCAAAACCAATTCGCAAAAGAAGAAGAGGTTGCTTAA